One genomic region from Microcystis panniformis FACHB-1757 encodes:
- the hrcA gene encoding heat-inducible transcriptional repressor HrcA yields MSARTHLSDRYQHILKATIQHYIATAEPVGSKTLLDEYKFTVSSATIRNALGKLEKEGLLYQPHTSSGRIPSDWGYRLYVDELMTPDDRIGEKIGYYLHQNAKSPAWSLESLLQRATQLLAGLSGYIAIVTLPHTLTNTLRHLQLVPVSDRQIMLIIVTDSLQTRSVMIEIPESMATDKKDGLAEELQILSNFLGEKLKGYCLADLINLDWQQIEREFTRYTHFLQQLSQEIGASLQSTATPEIIVHGVAEVIRQPEFAQWQQVQMLLHLLEAEQDRLLPLILQRPEPEKSAKKVKITIGSENPLESMRPCTLISAFYKQGDTPVGSVGIIGPTRMLYENTIPLVESTANYLSEAISK; encoded by the coding sequence ATGTCCGCTAGAACCCATCTCAGTGATCGCTATCAACATATCTTAAAGGCGACAATCCAACATTATATCGCCACGGCCGAACCGGTTGGCTCGAAAACTCTACTTGATGAGTACAAGTTTACTGTTAGTTCCGCCACGATTCGCAATGCTCTCGGTAAACTGGAAAAAGAAGGTTTACTCTATCAACCCCACACTTCCTCCGGACGCATTCCCTCCGATTGGGGTTATCGTCTCTACGTCGATGAGTTGATGACTCCCGATGACCGTATCGGCGAAAAAATCGGCTATTATCTGCATCAAAACGCTAAATCTCCCGCTTGGAGTCTCGAAAGTCTGCTGCAACGGGCCACCCAACTTTTAGCCGGTTTAAGCGGTTATATCGCTATCGTTACCCTCCCCCACACCCTCACCAATACCCTGCGTCATCTGCAATTAGTCCCCGTCTCGGACCGGCAGATCATGTTAATTATTGTTACAGATAGTTTACAAACACGCTCGGTTATGATAGAAATTCCTGAGTCTATGGCAACGGACAAGAAGGATGGATTAGCAGAAGAATTACAAATCCTCTCTAATTTTCTGGGGGAAAAATTAAAGGGTTATTGCTTGGCAGATTTAATTAACCTCGATTGGCAGCAAATCGAGCGAGAATTTACCCGTTATACCCATTTTCTCCAACAATTAAGCCAGGAAATCGGCGCTAGTCTCCAATCCACTGCCACCCCAGAAATTATCGTCCATGGTGTCGCTGAAGTCATTCGACAGCCCGAATTCGCCCAATGGCAACAAGTACAAATGTTACTGCATCTATTGGAAGCAGAACAGGATCGCCTTTTACCCCTGATTTTACAAAGACCAGAACCGGAAAAATCAGCTAAAAAAGTCAAAATCACTATTGGTTCCGAAAATCCTCTGGAATCCATGCGCCCTTGTACTCTTATCTCCGCTTTTTATAAACAGGGAGATACTCCCGTCGGTAGTGTTGGCATTATCGGACCGACGCGAATGTTATACGAAAATACTATTCCCCTGGTGGAATCCACCGCTAACTATCTCAGCGAGGCTATAAGTAAGTAG
- the rdgB gene encoding RdgB/HAM1 family non-canonical purine NTP pyrophosphatase — MKKLILATSNPGKLAEIGEYLTDIDLELQLKPDDLEIEETGATFAENAYLKAAQIALTLGEWSIADDSGLEVTGLGNAPGIYSARYGKNDRERIDRLVRELGDNQDRSARFVCVIAIARPDGEIALSATGICTGEILTSPRGKGGFGYDPIFYVPEYALTFAEMSPELKRKISHRGRAFQQLLPHLKTLAGTNSSRL, encoded by the coding sequence ATGAAAAAATTAATTCTAGCCACGAGTAACCCGGGTAAATTAGCAGAGATAGGGGAATACTTAACCGATATCGACCTAGAATTGCAGTTAAAACCCGATGATTTAGAGATAGAGGAAACCGGGGCGACTTTTGCCGAAAATGCCTATTTAAAAGCTGCTCAAATTGCCCTAACATTGGGAGAATGGTCGATCGCTGATGATTCGGGATTGGAAGTAACCGGGTTAGGAAATGCCCCGGGGATTTACTCGGCCCGCTATGGTAAAAATGATCGAGAAAGAATCGATCGCCTCGTCAGAGAATTAGGAGATAATCAAGATCGTTCGGCCCGTTTTGTCTGTGTAATTGCGATCGCACGTCCCGATGGTGAGATTGCCTTGAGCGCCACAGGAATCTGTACGGGAGAAATTCTCACCAGTCCTAGGGGTAAAGGTGGTTTTGGTTACGATCCGATTTTTTATGTTCCCGAATACGCTTTAACCTTTGCGGAAATGTCTCCCGAATTAAAAAGAAAAATTAGCCACCGAGGACGAGCTTTTCAGCAATTGCTGCCCCATCTCAAGACTCTCGCGGGTACAAATTCATCAAGGCTCTGA
- a CDS encoding isopentenyl pyrophosphate isomerase — MGKWGSGEVGKWGSGEVGKWGSGEVGKWGSGEVGKWGSGEVGKWGSGEVGKWGSGEVGKWGSGENTVQLKN, encoded by the coding sequence GTGGGGAAGTGGGGAAGTGGGGAAGTGGGGAAGTGGGGAAGTGGGGAAGTGGGGAAGTGGGGAAGTGGGGAAGTGGGGAAGTGGGGAAGTGGGGAAGTGGGGAAGTGGGGAAGTGGGGAAGTGGGGAAGTGGGGAAGTGGGGAAGTGGGGAAGTGGGGAAGTGGGGAAGTGGGGAAGTGGGGAAGTGGGGAGAATACAGTACAACTTAAAAATTAA
- a CDS encoding rhodanese-like domain-containing protein: protein MSIPEISVHELALRLADHDPNLQLIDVREPEEVAIASVANFTILPLSQYQEWSPTIASQFNPQAETLVICHHGMRSLQMCQWLQSQGFTNVKNINGGIDAYSLLVDPNIPRY from the coding sequence ATGAGCATTCCCGAAATTAGCGTCCATGAACTCGCTCTCCGTTTAGCCGATCATGATCCTAATTTACAACTTATTGATGTGCGCGAACCAGAGGAAGTTGCGATCGCATCTGTAGCCAATTTTACCATTTTACCCTTGAGTCAATACCAAGAATGGTCGCCCACTATTGCCAGCCAATTCAACCCCCAAGCGGAAACCCTCGTTATCTGTCACCATGGCATGAGATCCCTGCAAATGTGCCAATGGCTACAAAGTCAGGGTTTTACTAATGTTAAGAATATTAACGGTGGCATCGATGCTTATTCCCTCCTCGTCGATCCTAATATTCCCCGTTACTAA
- a CDS encoding type ISP restriction/modification enzyme, which produces MSRLLISQYQAEVEKIVQYGGSRKETSIRVAFQNLLNDYCKARDFLLIPELDYRTKSGKVVYPDGTVKDALRLDWGYWESKDQYDNLDEEIEKKLAKGYPNDNILFEDSQTAVLIQGGEERLRVSMRDDEALDGIINAFINYVRPEVEDFREAIDSFKEDLPTILEALRGLIARQSETNRNFVTARDKFLEICRKSINPEISLEDVREMIIQHILTEDIFINIFNESQFHRENNIARELQGVIETFFTGNTKRNTLGTIERYYAVIRRTAANIYNHHEKQKFLKAIYENFYKAYNPKAADRLGIVYTPNEIVRFMIESVDYLVHKHFGKLLADPGVEILDPATGTGTFITELIEYLPKDKLRYKYKHEMHCNEVAILPYYIANLNIEFTYKQKMGEYEEFEHICFVDTLDHAAFHLKQMDLFAMSVENTQRIQNQNDRNISVIIGNPPYNAKQDNFNQGNANRSYEEIDKRIKYSYVKEGKAQNQIVVYDMYTRFIRWASDRLNKNGIIAFITNSSFIDALAYDGFRKVVENEFSEIYIIDLGGNVRKNPKLSGTTHNVFGIQTGVAISLMVKRESNNLPCRILYTRRPELDTAAQKLEFLSSTKLNQLDFEHIIPDKKHNWLNQSDNDFYQLLPLIDKDVKSGKSEKAVFKLFSLGVVTNRDEWVYDSLKESLINKISFFIEKYNYSVENQLQDFSIKWSSSLENFWKSRIKSDFDDNLIQLSLYRPYFKQFQYTEKLFNHRLTENHYEMFSLDLKSFNKIIAFSGISSSKPFHCLSCDLLIGLDTLEKTQCLPLYYYEKEGNRIDNITDWGLQQFQKHYNDKTITKLDIFHYTYAVLHYPEYRSKYELNLKREFPRLPFYDNFSQWVEWGSKLMELHINYETVAPYPLTRIDTNNNLKPKTKLKADREKNSINLDDITFLQDIPKIAWEYKLGNRSALEWILDQYKEKKPKDQTIAERFNNYRFVDYKETVIDLLQRVCTVSVETMKIIEAMRH; this is translated from the coding sequence ATGTCTAGATTATTAATCAGCCAGTATCAGGCGGAAGTTGAGAAGATTGTCCAATATGGCGGCAGTCGCAAGGAAACTTCGATTAGAGTCGCTTTTCAGAATTTATTAAATGACTATTGCAAGGCGCGGGATTTTTTGTTAATTCCGGAGTTGGATTATCGCACTAAGTCGGGAAAAGTTGTCTATCCTGACGGGACGGTAAAGGATGCTTTACGGTTAGATTGGGGATATTGGGAAAGTAAGGATCAATACGATAATTTAGATGAAGAAATTGAGAAGAAGTTGGCGAAAGGCTACCCCAATGACAATATTTTATTTGAAGATTCCCAGACGGCGGTTTTAATTCAAGGAGGAGAGGAAAGACTGCGCGTCTCCATGCGCGATGATGAGGCTTTGGATGGGATTATTAATGCTTTTATCAATTATGTACGTCCGGAGGTTGAGGATTTTCGAGAGGCAATTGATAGTTTTAAGGAAGATTTACCAACAATTTTAGAAGCGTTGCGGGGTTTAATTGCGCGACAGTCGGAGACGAATCGGAATTTTGTGACAGCGCGGGACAAATTTTTAGAGATTTGTCGCAAGTCAATCAATCCAGAAATTAGTCTGGAAGATGTGCGAGAGATGATTATTCAGCATATTCTGACAGAGGATATTTTTATCAATATTTTTAATGAGTCCCAGTTTCACCGGGAAAATAATATCGCTAGGGAATTACAGGGAGTGATTGAAACTTTCTTTACTGGTAATACTAAGCGCAATACTTTAGGGACTATTGAACGTTATTATGCAGTAATTCGGCGGACGGCGGCGAATATTTATAACCACCACGAGAAGCAGAAGTTTCTCAAGGCGATTTATGAGAATTTTTATAAAGCATACAATCCGAAAGCGGCGGACCGGTTGGGAATTGTCTATACACCCAATGAAATTGTCCGTTTTATGATTGAAAGTGTCGATTATTTAGTCCACAAGCATTTTGGTAAGTTGTTGGCGGATCCAGGAGTAGAAATTTTAGATCCGGCGACGGGGACAGGAACTTTTATAACGGAGTTGATTGAGTATTTACCGAAGGATAAGTTACGGTACAAGTATAAGCATGAGATGCACTGTAACGAGGTGGCAATTCTGCCTTATTATATTGCGAATTTGAATATTGAGTTCACCTACAAGCAGAAGATGGGTGAGTATGAGGAGTTTGAGCATATCTGTTTTGTGGATACCCTGGACCATGCTGCTTTTCATCTCAAGCAGATGGATTTATTTGCCATGTCGGTGGAGAATACCCAACGCATTCAAAATCAAAATGACCGCAATATTTCTGTAATTATTGGTAATCCTCCTTATAATGCCAAGCAGGATAATTTTAATCAAGGTAATGCAAATCGAAGTTATGAAGAGATTGACAAGCGCATTAAATATAGTTATGTCAAAGAAGGTAAGGCACAGAATCAAATTGTCGTCTATGATATGTACACTCGTTTTATTCGTTGGGCTTCGGATCGATTAAATAAAAATGGTATAATAGCGTTTATTACTAACTCTTCTTTTATCGATGCGTTGGCTTATGATGGATTTAGAAAAGTAGTAGAGAATGAGTTTAGTGAAATTTATATCATTGATTTAGGTGGTAATGTCAGGAAAAATCCTAAACTTTCAGGGACAACTCATAATGTTTTCGGTATTCAGACGGGGGTGGCGATTAGTTTAATGGTGAAGCGAGAAAGTAATAATCTTCCTTGTCGAATTTTATATACTCGCCGTCCTGAATTGGATACAGCAGCGCAAAAATTAGAGTTTTTGTCATCGACAAAACTTAATCAGCTTGATTTTGAGCATATCATCCCAGATAAAAAACATAATTGGCTCAATCAATCAGATAATGACTTTTATCAACTGCTACCCTTGATTGATAAGGATGTCAAAAGTGGCAAGTCTGAGAAAGCTGTGTTTAAGTTGTTTTCATTGGGTGTAGTAACCAATCGAGATGAGTGGGTATATGATTCTCTCAAAGAGAGTTTAATAAATAAGATTAGTTTTTTCATTGAAAAATACAATTACTCTGTTGAAAATCAATTACAAGACTTTTCAATAAAGTGGAGTTCTTCTTTAGAGAATTTCTGGAAATCTCGAATAAAGTCTGATTTCGATGATAATTTAATTCAATTATCTCTATATAGACCTTATTTTAAGCAATTTCAATACACAGAAAAATTATTTAATCATCGATTGACAGAAAACCATTACGAGATGTTTTCATTAGATCTAAAGTCTTTTAATAAGATAATAGCTTTTTCTGGCATTAGTTCAAGCAAGCCTTTTCATTGTCTTTCCTGTGATTTATTAATTGGTTTAGATACACTTGAAAAAACTCAATGTCTCCCCCTCTACTACTACGAGAAAGAAGGAAACCGCATCGATAATATCACCGATTGGGGATTGCAACAATTCCAAAAACATTACAACGATAAAACCATCACCAAACTCGATATCTTCCACTACACTTATGCAGTCCTTCACTACCCGGAATATCGCAGTAAATACGAATTAAATCTCAAGCGAGAATTTCCCCGACTTCCCTTTTATGATAACTTCTCTCAATGGGTAGAATGGGGAAGCAAACTAATGGAATTACACATCAACTATGAAACCGTCGCACCCTACCCACTAACTCGCATTGATACTAATAATAACCTCAAACCAAAAACTAAACTAAAAGCCGACCGAGAAAAAAATTCTATCAACCTCGATGATATCACTTTCCTACAAGATATTCCCAAAATTGCTTGGGAATATAAACTCGGTAATCGTTCGGCCTTAGAATGGATATTAGATCAATATAAGGAAAAGAAACCCAAAGATCAAACCATCGCCGAAAGATTTAATAATTATCGCTTCGTCGATTATAAAGAAACAGTAATTGACTTATTACAACGAGTCTGCACTGTCAGCGTCGAAACCATGAAAATAATAGAAGCGATGAGACATTAA
- a CDS encoding helix-turn-helix domain-containing protein — MKSYPVEFRQKILDCYYNEPISQRQLAKRFCVTLSFVQKLLKQYRETGDVRPKTYRCGRHLKLTPEQMLVLGELIEENNDATLAELSKLFLERTGIVLSVATVARIAERLRITRKKNSTPTRTRDRKTTTT, encoded by the coding sequence ATGAAATCCTATCCAGTAGAGTTCCGTCAGAAAATCCTCGACTGTTACTATAACGAACCCATCTCTCAAAGACAATTAGCGAAAAGATTCTGCGTAACCCTGAGTTTCGTACAAAAGCTGTTGAAACAATATCGAGAAACGGGAGATGTTCGACCAAAGACTTATCGATGTGGACGTCATTTAAAACTCACTCCAGAACAAATGCTCGTCCTCGGTGAGTTAATTGAGGAAAATAATGACGCAACTCTAGCTGAACTATCGAAACTATTCCTAGAAAGAACTGGTATAGTGTTAAGTGTGGCGACAGTGGCAAGAATAGCCGAACGCTTGAGAATAACCCGCAAAAAAAACTCTACACCCACCCGCACAAGAGACAGAAAAACTACAACAACTTAG
- the lipA gene encoding lipoyl synthase, producing the protein MTVKPEWLRVKAPQWQRVGSVKEVLRDLGLNTVCEEASCPNIGECFHAGTATFLIMGPACTRACPYCDIDFEKKPQPLDSTEPLRLAAAVQRLDLNHVVITSVNRDDLADGGASQFVRCIEEIRRISPKTTIEVLIPDLCGNWQALALILAAKPEVLNHNTETVPRLYRRVRPQGDYQRSLELLQRARAIVPATYTKSGIMVGLGETDEEVRQVMGDLRAVDCDILTIGQYLQPSPKHLGVQEFITPEQFQAWREYGESLGFLQIVASPLTRSSYHAEQVRALMNLYPRES; encoded by the coding sequence GTGACGGTCAAACCAGAGTGGTTACGGGTAAAAGCACCGCAATGGCAGCGAGTCGGCAGTGTTAAGGAGGTTTTACGCGATTTAGGCTTAAATACCGTTTGTGAGGAGGCTTCCTGTCCCAATATCGGCGAATGTTTCCACGCAGGGACGGCTACCTTTTTAATTATGGGTCCTGCTTGCACTCGCGCCTGTCCTTACTGTGATATAGATTTTGAGAAAAAACCCCAACCTTTAGACTCCACGGAACCCCTGCGACTAGCGGCAGCCGTGCAACGTCTCGATCTTAATCATGTAGTGATCACTTCTGTCAATCGCGATGATTTGGCTGATGGGGGTGCTAGTCAATTTGTCCGTTGTATCGAGGAAATTCGCCGCATTTCCCCAAAAACCACCATCGAAGTGCTGATTCCCGATCTTTGTGGCAATTGGCAGGCTTTAGCTTTAATTCTTGCCGCTAAACCTGAAGTTTTAAACCACAATACCGAAACTGTCCCCCGTCTCTATCGTCGCGTGCGTCCCCAGGGTGATTACCAGCGTTCTCTAGAATTATTGCAGCGCGCTCGCGCCATTGTTCCCGCTACCTACACAAAATCGGGCATTATGGTGGGATTGGGGGAAACCGACGAGGAAGTGCGGCAAGTGATGGGCGATTTAAGGGCCGTCGATTGTGATATTCTCACCATCGGGCAGTATCTGCAACCATCGCCAAAACATCTCGGTGTGCAGGAATTTATTACCCCTGAACAGTTCCAAGCTTGGCGCGAATACGGTGAGTCCCTGGGATTTTTACAAATTGTTGCGAGTCCCTTGACAAGAAGCTCTTATCATGCTGAACAAGTCAGAGCCTTGATGAATTTGTACCCGCGAGAGTCTTGA
- a CDS encoding type II toxin-antitoxin system VapC family toxin, producing the protein MAKYLFDTNILLRLSDRISANYALARDATYILIEQGHKCCLTSQIIIEFWVVATRPTEVNGLGWTPERTKNQINQFLTRFTVLEETPEIFPLWFQLVTDYNIKGKRTHDIRLLAVMKAHSITHLLTFNPDDFVPLPNIIILQPQDLLNP; encoded by the coding sequence ATGGCTAAATATCTATTTGATACCAATATTTTACTCAGGCTGAGTGACCGAATTTCCGCTAATTATGCCTTAGCAAGAGATGCGACCTATATCTTAATAGAGCAAGGACATAAATGCTGCTTGACCTCACAAATTATCATTGAGTTTTGGGTAGTTGCCACCCGTCCTACTGAGGTTAATGGGTTAGGCTGGACTCCTGAAAGAACTAAAAATCAAATCAATCAATTTCTAACCAGATTCACTGTCCTCGAAGAAACGCCAGAGATATTTCCCCTTTGGTTTCAATTAGTCACTGACTATAACATCAAGGGAAAAAGAACTCACGATATTAGGCTTCTGGCTGTTATGAAAGCTCATAGTATCACTCATTTATTAACCTTTAATCCTGATGACTTTGTTCCCCTTCCTAATATCATCATCCTTCAGCCGCAAGACTTACTTAATCCCTAA